The following coding sequences are from one Anabas testudineus chromosome 16, fAnaTes1.2, whole genome shotgun sequence window:
- the LOC113170341 gene encoding von Willebrand factor D and EGF domain-containing protein yields MGFAGLGSAVLCLASLVAFVSAGSDAPRGVALGFVFDPKAKCDPPCEHAGVCIRNNTCNCNKGYEGETCQFAICYPKCKNGGMCLRPGKCRCPLGFGGRYCHKVMCDGGCWNGGECTAVNGVAKCICPSGWTGSKCQEAVCPQDCKNGICVAPGICSCSEGWLGGACHTAVCSQPCLNGGKCISPNKCRCRPLFTGPRCEDRKNPH; encoded by the exons ATGGGCTTTGCGGGTCTCGGCTCCGCGGTTCTGTGTCTTGCGTCCCTGGTCGCTTTCGTCTCCGCGGGTTCGGACGCGCCTCGCGGAGTCGCGCTCGGCTTCGTTTTCGACCCCAAAGCGAAGTGCGACCCGCCGTGCGAACACGCAGGAGTGTGCATTCGCAACAACACATGCAACTGCAACAAGGGCTACGAAGGAGAGACCTGCCAGTTTG CCATCTGTTATCCCAAATGTAAGAATGGAGGAATGTGTCTTCGCCCTGGAAAATGCAGATGTCCTCTTGGATTTGGAGGAAGATACTGTCACAAAG TGATGTGCGATGGAGGATGTTGGAACGGAGGGGAATGCACCGCTGTTAACGGAGTGGCCAAGTGTATCTGCCCCTCAGGCTGGACGGGCTCAAAATGCCAGGAGG CGGTTTGTCCCCAAGACTGTAAGAATGGGATCTGTGTGGCTCCAGGAATCTGCAGCTGTTCAGAGGGATGGCTGGGTGGTGCCTGCCACACTG ctgtgtgcagTCAGCCCTGCCTCAATGGAGGGAAGTGCATTTCTCCTAACAAATGTCGCTGCCGCCCCCTTTTCACCGGCCCTCGCTGTGAAGACAGGAAGAACCCTCACTAG